Sequence from the Argentina anserina chromosome 7, drPotAnse1.1, whole genome shotgun sequence genome:
AATACAGGATGGGGGGACTATTGGATAAGTTTTAGCTTTAGACTTTCAGGTATCTGCACTGCTTTTCAATCACGGTCTTTGTGAAGTAGCTGAAAAGTTGGAAACTGAGTATTAAAAACCCAGAGAGTTAATTAAGTTTgtgttataaaaataaaaaataaatcagtTTCAATTAAAAAGAGTGCTCCATTTAGCAGTTCTTGTTATTAAGAACATGGATGGATTATGATGATTCTTTTGAAATTTCAGCTGGTTGAAAATGATAGGATGAGAAATGGGAACAGAGAAGCACTTACATCTTTGAGGAAGATAGCTCGAACAACAAAAACTAGTGTTCCATCTCCTTTTGAGTCAATGATGAAGGAGATTGGAGGAGCTCAATCAAGATCCCTGGTAAAGGAGGTATGCCCCACTTGTGGCAAGCATGACTCAAATGAGCGCACATGGATGATGTTTCTGGGAACTGATGTCTTTGCTAGTATTCCATTTCATGCTGCGCATACCATCTTGGAGAAAGGTTTTTTTTCCCTCAGGCCTCTTTCTTCATACAATCATATGGAAAGATACCTCATCAGAGTTAGAACATTAATTTTTCTTGTTTGGTCGCATACATACTTTTTTTGTGAAGGCTGCTTGCTACTCAGGCCAACAATACCTCATTCCAACTAATCTAGGATCAGATCAAAAACCTTTCATTACGATATCATGCTCTTTTACCTCAGTGGTTATAGGTGGAATAGGTCTtagattttaattatatttttttatttggaaATTTAGGGTGTTAGTTTCAGTTCTATCTGGTGTTCAGTGTTCTAGTAAGTGATAGTATAAAGACTAGGTTGAGAATTGGTGGAGAAGCCTAAAATTTTAAGCACAGGGCCAAGAATCCTGAACGTGAAAGAATTCTCGTTCTCATCCATTCATTCTCCAACAAGGAATGAAATATCGGCGAGAACGGAAATAATGAT
This genomic interval carries:
- the LOC126802642 gene encoding uncharacterized protein LOC126802642 — translated: MDDSMKQFQNILIEHETQAEQLFLAKHQLVENDRMRNGNREALTSLRKIARTTKTSVPSPFESMMKEIGGAQSRSLVKEVCPTCGKHDSNERTWMMFLGTDVFASIPFHAAHTILEKDQEQLDFDSRRLQSTMKEKSLVLSETGALADKICPGVLKSLVTLTDKPK